From the Clostridium putrefaciens genome, one window contains:
- a CDS encoding DUF6773 family protein, translating into MKNNNIQDERVTAQKRKITSEAFLLVMIFLIGSILVKQFVYDASFSEYAIEFIAFFGASLYLTIRNIFVGNNLFPDDNQEKKKSIIVNSLVTGITITAVTAFLHFKELGNSDGIIITLVSAFVISTLVSFVLYFCLNILNKRRIAKLENRFDDEIKKV; encoded by the coding sequence ATGAAAAATAATAATATACAAGATGAGAGGGTAACTGCACAAAAACGAAAAATAACAAGTGAAGCTTTTTTACTGGTTATGATATTTCTTATTGGGTCAATACTTGTAAAACAGTTTGTATATGATGCTTCATTTTCAGAATATGCTATAGAATTCATTGCCTTTTTTGGAGCGTCACTTTACCTTACAATTAGGAATATTTTTGTTGGTAATAATCTCTTTCCCGATGATAATCAGGAGAAGAAGAAAAGTATAATTGTAAATAGCCTTGTAACTGGAATCACCATTACAGCGGTAACGGCATTTTTGCATTTTAAGGAGTTAGGAAATAGCGATGGGATTATTATCACCTTAGTTAGTGCTTTTGTTATTTCCACTCTGGTATCATTTGTTCTTTATTTTTGTTTAAACATTCTAAACAAACGTCGAATTGCAAAGCTTGAGAATAGGTTTGATGATGAAATAAAAAAGGTATAA
- a CDS encoding DDE-type integrase/transposase/recombinase produces MSTIISILVTYNQLLLSQINQLLIFIAKNIPLKAPKYDMTSPKYKKLTVDKLPIIKTFEHLDYNQLLNEYKLANGKDKKPVNPRGKNPVTPDTVCPRFGAPHNYIYDNAGGRGQLCCKVCDLHFSKNKVDFKTALFICPYCGHALSKKKDRKNFYVHKCVNKKCDFYLNSLAKLSLKDLEEYKNDKHKFKLHYIYREFTTNYFNVDLSSMPKGATSLKFRNFSSHVMGLCLTYNVNLGLSTRHTARALWEIHGVKISHVMVSRYAITAAALVKPYVDNYDYKPTNYLAADETYTKVKGKTQYIWLVMDAIKKSILGYQASFTRDTGPCILTMRMAFDKFKEFPGKSLKFIADGYTAYKLAQQQFNLNGFDFDVTQVIGLTNNDSISTEYRWVKQIIERLNRTFKFSYRVTNGFGSEEGSNTHLALFVAYYNFLRPHSYAYFEPLNPIPELERISTMPGKWQKLIELSQQLILKNQVV; encoded by the coding sequence GTGAGTACAATTATATCAATATTAGTTACATATAATCAACTATTACTTTCACAAATAAATCAATTACTTATTTTCATTGCGAAAAACATACCTTTAAAGGCTCCTAAATATGATATGACAAGCCCTAAATACAAGAAACTTACTGTAGATAAATTACCGATTATTAAGACCTTTGAACATCTTGATTACAATCAACTTTTAAATGAATACAAACTTGCTAATGGTAAAGATAAAAAGCCAGTAAATCCTCGTGGAAAGAACCCAGTAACACCTGATACTGTCTGCCCTCGCTTTGGTGCTCCGCACAACTACATCTACGATAACGCAGGTGGACGCGGGCAGCTTTGCTGCAAGGTTTGTGATTTGCATTTTAGTAAAAACAAAGTTGACTTCAAGACCGCACTCTTCATTTGTCCTTACTGCGGACATGCTCTAAGCAAAAAGAAAGACCGCAAGAACTTTTATGTCCATAAATGTGTTAATAAAAAATGTGATTTCTACCTAAACTCCCTTGCAAAACTTTCATTGAAAGATCTAGAAGAATACAAGAACGATAAGCACAAATTCAAGCTCCATTATATTTACCGCGAGTTTACTACTAATTATTTTAACGTTGATTTATCTTCTATGCCTAAAGGTGCCACTAGCCTCAAATTCAGAAACTTTTCTTCTCATGTAATGGGACTTTGCCTAACATACAACGTTAATTTAGGACTATCTACACGCCATACCGCACGTGCGCTTTGGGAAATTCACGGTGTTAAAATATCTCATGTCATGGTTAGTAGATATGCCATCACCGCTGCCGCTTTAGTTAAACCCTATGTCGATAATTATGACTATAAACCTACTAATTATCTTGCTGCTGATGAAACTTATACTAAAGTCAAAGGAAAGACTCAATATATCTGGCTCGTTATGGATGCCATTAAAAAATCAATTTTAGGATACCAAGCCTCATTTACCCGCGATACTGGACCTTGCATTTTAACTATGCGTATGGCTTTTGATAAGTTTAAAGAATTTCCTGGTAAGTCCCTTAAATTTATTGCTGATGGTTATACGGCATACAAGCTTGCGCAGCAACAGTTCAATCTTAATGGCTTTGACTTCGATGTAACTCAAGTAATTGGACTCACTAATAACGATTCTATTTCAACTGAATATCGCTGGGTTAAACAAATAATTGAACGACTTAACAGAACATTTAAATTCTCTTATAGGGTTACAAACGGCTTTGGTAGTGAGGAAGGTTCCAACACGCACTTGGCCTTATTTGTAGCATATTACAACTTTCTTCGACCGCACTCTTACGCTTACTTTGAACCATTAAACCCCATCCCTGAGCTTGAAAGAATTTCTACCATGCCAGGAAAATGGCAAAAGTTAATTGAACTCTCACAACAACTTATACTAAAAAATCAGGTTGTATAG
- a CDS encoding helix-turn-helix transcriptional regulator: protein MKNKRMKIARIECDMNQEDLARAVGVTRQTIGMIESGNYNPTLNLCISICKALGKTLNELLIVLTNL from the coding sequence ATGAAAAATAAACGTATGAAGATAGCTCGAATTGAATGCGATATGAACCAAGAAGATTTAGCAAGGGCAGTGGGGGTTACTAGACAAACAATTGGTATGATTGAATCTGGAAATTATAATCCAACTCTTAACCTTTGTATATCTATATGCAAAGCACTTGGCAAAACATTAAATGAATTATTGATAGTGTTAACTAATCTATGA
- a CDS encoding lysozyme inhibitor LprI family protein — protein sequence MKKKVVISILFMVFSLGLLGCTNSLSKEAINQGKQALENKEYDKALASLDIALDKDSKNQEASTMKSIINDYLASKEYLKQAKVEEAEKALKGINSQYSEYSIKDDINNLKVQIDEEIKNKIIAEQKVVEDDKNKAVTEQKTTEKEKVDVHKNKRELYINKLNNIESGSTDLEEKYLRTTAEMKEAEGKRYERWDKALNEIYTELKLQMSPSDMKQLTEKQIKWISYRDNEAKKYSLEFEGGTMESLTYVSSLGQITKDRCYELVENYMR from the coding sequence ATGAAGAAGAAAGTAGTAATATCGATCCTGTTCATGGTTTTTTCATTAGGATTATTGGGATGTACTAATAGCCTTTCTAAAGAAGCCATAAACCAAGGTAAACAAGCATTGGAAAACAAAGAATATGATAAGGCATTGGCTTCATTGGACATAGCCTTAGATAAGGATTCCAAAAATCAAGAAGCTTCTACTATGAAAAGTATTATAAATGATTACTTAGCATCTAAAGAATATTTGAAGCAAGCTAAAGTGGAAGAAGCAGAAAAGGCACTTAAAGGAATTAACTCTCAGTATAGTGAATACTCAATAAAAGATGATATTAACAATCTAAAAGTCCAGATAGATGAAGAAATAAAAAATAAGATCATTGCTGAACAAAAGGTTGTAGAGGATGATAAAAACAAAGCTGTTACTGAACAAAAAACTACAGAAAAAGAAAAAGTGGATGTACATAAAAATAAAAGAGAGCTATATATAAATAAATTAAATAATATTGAATCTGGATCCACAGATTTAGAAGAGAAATATTTAAGAACAACAGCGGAAATGAAGGAAGCTGAAGGAAAGCGATATGAAAGGTGGGATAAAGCTTTAAACGAAATTTATACTGAATTGAAATTACAGATGTCACCTAGTGATATGAAACAGTTAACAGAAAAGCAGATTAAGTGGATATCCTATAGAGACAATGAAGCTAAAAAGTATTCTTTAGAATTTGAAGGTGGAACAATGGAATCATTAACTTACGTCTCCTCATTAGGACAAATAACAAAAGATAGATGTTATGAATTAGTTGAGAATTATATGAGGTAA
- a CDS encoding LURP-one-related/scramblase family protein, whose protein sequence is MNIYYIKQKLSFKDKYMIYDINEKPVLQVTGSSSTVTFERIFGSLFSIGHILQVNNLEGEKQFIIKRKPGFLWKRYDIIIEGDTISVNQNKNLFVPKMYINARCSNYLIKGDILAKNFSITKDGVEIAQISKKTLSLQDIYEICVYEDHEDKLAIAILIAMDNCYHN, encoded by the coding sequence GTGAATATTTATTATATTAAGCAAAAACTTTCATTTAAGGATAAGTATATGATATATGATATTAATGAAAAACCGGTACTACAAGTTACTGGTTCTTCATCAACTGTAACTTTTGAAAGAATATTTGGAAGTCTATTTTCTATAGGACATATATTACAAGTAAATAATTTAGAAGGTGAAAAGCAATTTATAATCAAGCGAAAACCAGGATTTCTATGGAAAAGATATGATATCATAATCGAAGGGGATACTATTTCAGTAAATCAAAATAAAAATTTATTTGTACCTAAAATGTACATAAATGCTAGGTGCAGTAATTATTTAATTAAAGGCGATATTTTGGCTAAAAATTTTTCTATTACTAAAGATGGTGTTGAAATAGCTCAGATTTCAAAAAAGACTTTATCATTACAAGATATTTATGAAATTTGTGTATACGAAGACCATGAAGACAAACTAGCTATTGCAATACTTATTGCTATGGATAATTGTTATCATAATTAG
- a CDS encoding GNAT family N-acetyltransferase, whose amino-acid sequence MTLDAMYVKDKNRGPGIGTAFIEEFKRWCKSVNAKYIDLTVLVDNCSAIELYRKQWVIALESYAFK is encoded by the coding sequence ATAACGCTTGATGCCATGTACGTAAAAGATAAAAACAGAGGACCTGGAATAGGAACAGCATTTATAGAAGAATTTAAAAGGTGGTGCAAATCAGTTAATGCAAAATATATTGATTTAACTGTTTTAGTTGATAATTGCTCAGCTATTGAATTATATAGAAAACAATGGGTTATAGCTTTGGAAAGTTATGCATTTAAGTAA
- a CDS encoding VOC family protein, with amino-acid sequence MIFRRCLKNDLGNYVEFENHVVRFAISMRDVMYVYSGEYRKESFGQGFELAFSCGNPKDVDESFKKLISKGAISIHEPQDMPWNQRTALFADPDGNIHEIFAEIK; translated from the coding sequence ATGATCTTCAGGCGGTGCTTAAAAAATGACCTTGGTAATTATGTTGAATTTGAAAACCATGTAGTAAGATTTGCTATTTCTATGAGAGATGTTATGTATGTGTATAGTGGTGAATATAGGAAGGAGTCATTTGGACAGGGCTTTGAACTTGCTTTTTCATGTGGAAATCCTAAAGATGTTGATGAATCATTTAAGAAGTTAATCTCTAAAGGAGCAATTTCTATTCATGAACCACAAGATATGCCTTGGAATCAAAGAACAGCACTATTTGCAGACCCAGATGGAAATATACATGAAATTTTTGCAGAAATTAAATAA
- a CDS encoding class I SAM-dependent methyltransferase: MSTMDKIENVKQQYSNDKNLSVRTKLHLKHSTNKQGFVPWLFDKYEFPENCRILELGCGNGGQWQDQIENLPKCCSLTLSDFSKGMVDIVRTNYSKCNNISFQQIDIQNITFPDETFDIIIANHMLYHIPDLSKALSEVKRVLKTDGKFYSTTNGNGGMRPFLHNALKHFNHDGDTKAFTQELSFNLQNGYKILNGYFSAVKRMDFEDSLSITETQDLVDWIKPTISIASYSEKELDGLFDYFEDIRKEDGAINIEKECGLFISIK; this comes from the coding sequence ATGTCTACTATGGATAAAATAGAAAATGTAAAACAGCAATATTCTAATGATAAAAATTTGTCTGTAAGAACTAAATTGCATTTAAAACACAGCACAAATAAGCAAGGATTTGTGCCTTGGTTATTTGATAAATACGAGTTTCCTGAGAACTGTCGCATATTAGAACTTGGTTGTGGAAATGGTGGGCAATGGCAAGATCAGATTGAAAATCTACCTAAATGTTGTAGTTTAACCCTATCAGATTTTTCTAAAGGTATGGTAGATATAGTTAGAACAAATTATTCCAAATGTAACAATATTTCATTTCAACAAATCGATATACAAAATATTACTTTTCCAGATGAAACCTTTGATATTATTATTGCTAATCATATGCTATACCATATTCCTGACTTGTCAAAAGCATTATCCGAAGTAAAACGCGTGCTTAAGACTGACGGAAAATTCTATTCAACTACTAATGGGAATGGTGGGATGCGACCTTTTTTACATAATGCCTTAAAGCATTTTAATCACGATGGGGATACAAAAGCATTCACACAGGAACTTTCTTTTAATCTACAAAATGGATATAAAATACTAAATGGCTATTTTTCAGCAGTGAAAAGGATGGACTTTGAAGATTCATTATCAATTACAGAAACACAAGATTTAGTTGATTGGATAAAACCTACTATATCCATAGCAAGTTATTCAGAAAAAGAGCTTGATGGATTATTTGATTATTTTGAAGATATAAGAAAAGAAGATGGTGCAATCAACATTGAAAAAGAATGCGGCTTATTTATCTCAATTAAATAG
- a CDS encoding ASCH domain-containing protein: MGNKSYSQEEIDTFWKTFLMETKRHETTKYLEAFHFELTERLANELLRLVLIGQKKATASSLWGYEIEGERIPKIGDLSIITDWEGVPRCVIETIEVAIIPFSDITYDICKREGEDDTLESWRLGHIHFFKEEGNELGYEFIDDMPVVFEDFKVVYQV; the protein is encoded by the coding sequence ATGGGAAATAAAAGCTATTCACAAGAAGAAATTGATACATTTTGGAAAACCTTTTTAATGGAAACCAAAAGACATGAAACAACAAAGTACTTAGAGGCATTTCATTTTGAATTAACAGAAAGATTGGCAAATGAATTATTGCGATTGGTTTTAATTGGGCAAAAGAAGGCTACAGCAAGTAGTTTATGGGGGTATGAAATTGAAGGTGAGCGTATACCTAAGATTGGTGATTTAAGTATTATCACTGATTGGGAAGGGGTACCACGATGTGTTATTGAAACAATTGAGGTAGCAATTATCCCGTTTTCAGATATTACTTATGATATTTGTAAGCGTGAGGGAGAGGATGATACATTGGAATCTTGGCGTTTAGGACATATTCATTTTTTTAAGGAAGAAGGAAATGAACTTGGATATGAATTTATAGATGATATGCCAGTGGTTTTTGAAGATTTTAAAGTAGTATATCAAGTATAG
- a CDS encoding tetratricopeptide repeat protein, which translates to MKIYSECEALFSNKYNLEKAIEVSENNVLTHSNSYLLNLRIGFLFFAYSWRAGDEMNGNDMLSYATKLFEDVSVNCTKIELVEVALFQLGAIYAELNEYDKAIEALNRIHKSQCEPNDILSSIYIKQENYKEARRLLQGKLYKCIHEISMACMGLTTSYEKHEKDYGMAEKYQKLALDAKKIISKDEDASLILMSEYLRLVEVYLKSSKYNKVLETLKLMMDNIRTNDINDFGKNINNIWCFNEVTVAKRTLTLNLYENISKIFEEPIYDVIRENKEFISILNELKRLETSE; encoded by the coding sequence ATGAAGATTTATAGTGAGTGTGAAGCACTTTTTAGTAATAAGTATAATTTAGAAAAAGCTATTGAAGTAAGTGAAAATAATGTATTGACCCACTCAAATAGTTATCTTTTGAATCTTAGAATAGGATTTTTATTTTTTGCCTATTCATGGCGAGCTGGGGATGAGATGAATGGTAATGACATGCTTAGTTATGCTACTAAACTTTTTGAAGACGTGTCTGTAAATTGCACTAAAATAGAATTAGTAGAAGTAGCATTGTTTCAATTAGGAGCTATTTATGCAGAATTAAATGAGTACGACAAGGCTATAGAGGCTTTGAATAGAATTCATAAAAGTCAGTGTGAGCCGAATGATATACTTTCAAGTATATATATAAAACAAGAAAATTATAAGGAAGCAAGAAGGTTGCTACAAGGTAAATTATACAAGTGCATCCATGAGATATCAATGGCTTGTATGGGATTAACTACGTCTTATGAAAAACATGAGAAGGATTATGGGATGGCAGAAAAATATCAAAAATTAGCTCTTGATGCTAAAAAAATCATATCAAAAGATGAAGATGCAAGTTTGATATTAATGTCAGAATATCTTAGATTAGTAGAAGTTTATCTTAAATCAAGTAAATACAATAAAGTATTAGAAACATTGAAATTAATGATGGATAATATTAGGACAAATGATATTAATGATTTTGGAAAAAACATAAATAATATCTGGTGTTTTAATGAAGTAACAGTTGCAAAGAGAACACTAACCTTGAACTTATATGAAAACATTTCTAAAATATTTGAGGAACCAATTTATGATGTTATAAGAGAAAACAAAGAGTTTATTAGTATATTAAATGAGTTAAAAAGGTTAGAAACTAGTGAATAA
- a CDS encoding helix-turn-helix domain-containing protein — protein sequence MEKLKIGEVIYNLRKEKGVTQEELADFIGISAAAVSK from the coding sequence TTGGAAAAATTAAAAATAGGTGAAGTTATATATAATTTAAGAAAGGAAAAAGGAGTAACACAAGAAGAATTAGCAGATTTCATAGGAATTTCTGCAGCTGCTGTTTCAAAGTAG